The Calditrichota bacterium genome includes a window with the following:
- a CDS encoding malate dehydrogenase: MLNKIAVIGGGNIGGVVVQEAVSRKLARNVALVDVKAPEFAQGKCLDIAEGSPVIGSDINVEGSKEYGVIEGADIVINTAGVPRTTRPDGTMPTREELLGTNLKITDFVSEGISKFAPNAIIISIANPLDAIVYRLQMNLKRDRSTIMGMAGVLDSARYRLFIAQEANVSVENVEAMVLGGHGDDMLPIRSACRIAGMPVEQFVSSDKLDAIEARTRKAGGEVVKLLGSGSAFVSPAWSALQMAEAIVYNKRQIMPVSTLLNGEYGVEGLFIGVPAIVGKNGVEQIIEMDLSDNEKEMFKNSVASVQKTADEVVSMTK; this comes from the coding sequence ATGTTAAATAAAATTGCCGTGATTGGCGGTGGAAATATTGGCGGAGTCGTCGTTCAGGAAGCCGTTTCACGCAAATTGGCACGCAATGTTGCGCTTGTTGATGTTAAGGCGCCTGAATTTGCCCAGGGAAAATGCCTGGATATAGCTGAAGGTTCTCCGGTAATAGGTTCTGATATTAATGTAGAAGGATCTAAAGAATATGGGGTGATTGAAGGAGCGGACATTGTTATTAATACTGCTGGTGTACCTCGCACAACCCGCCCGGATGGCACAATGCCTACCCGTGAAGAACTTTTGGGGACTAATCTTAAAATTACTGATTTTGTAAGCGAAGGTATTTCTAAATTTGCACCAAACGCTATTATTATTTCTATTGCCAATCCTTTGGATGCGATTGTTTACAGACTGCAAATGAACCTTAAACGCGATCGTTCTACAATTATGGGAATGGCAGGTGTTTTAGATTCCGCACGTTACAGATTGTTTATCGCGCAAGAAGCCAATGTAAGTGTTGAAAATGTAGAAGCAATGGTTCTTGGCGGTCATGGTGATGATATGTTGCCAATCCGTTCTGCCTGCCGTATTGCCGGTATGCCTGTTGAACAGTTTGTTTCTTCAGATAAGCTTGATGCAATTGAAGCAAGAACACGTAAAGCCGGGGGTGAAGTTGTTAAGCTTCTTGGAAGCGGATCCGCATTTGTTTCTCCAGCATGGAGTGCCTTGCAAATGGCTGAAGCTATTGTTTATAACAAACGCCAAATTATGCCTGTTAGCACATTGCTAAATGGCGAATATGGTGTAGAAGGCCTTTTTATTGGTGTTCCTGCAATAGTTGGTAAAAATGGCGTGGAACAAATAATTGAGATGGACCTATCTGACAACGAAAAAGAGATGTTTAAGAATTCCGTTGCCTCTGTCCAAAAAACTGCCGATGAAGTAGTTTCAATGACTAAGTAA
- a CDS encoding protein kinase produces MYWKVLIFASYLFCNSCTNDISVNKINNLGGQNENWYLQTKTDLGASIKMIDENNGFAISRGRGNIPGIVYKYDGSQWSGIHSFPYSDFPIVFPIDSSTVWTVNHLTHSGDYKPIFNSIAPAGIEELVLPKVMWDEKDFSMWKSLDRLKDGTAWMVGQLGNILYFNGNDWIEYQSPLKDLERSSMFSVDLNDIKMIDESYGWAIGKNGIILKYENKTWKVIESPTKNDLYSINFSDEKNGWIAGEKGTILKFEKGKWLRIKTKYRDDLRSIEFDKKEFPWICGDNSRLIRYDGSHWVEHSFFQDYKDDFLDLDIIYTENGMRLIWIMGTNGIYTNAHGSQLSFSDITQSAALKSQGVSALISDQDMDGFPDLLVINEGPNLYFRNNGNSQFSDQSIHTGFLTETEYPNAMVADINNDGYQDVFEISDSETFRLLLGTRGFDFISFNGIQIKQDTLSDFVSTQSVSFVDFDNDGNLDLYISNYDDPNFVLKGDGSGNFQDITASLPVNKIGLRSFGAVFSDMNSDGLIDIIIPYRDNATNGRFVDLFVNEKDFKFSRFDSPSFFNSQQNDYIKSAIAEDFNNDGFCDLLFFNQDYQPVLLQNDGNAKFINVSDISELPQKMFYPEEISGIINSADLNNDGWMDLVLGGRIFLNNPEMNFKEVTENVGIHFMGTPSIADIDRDGDMDIFFGSSAHGLGEGKRAALYRNNINNKQSAEIVLKGDVSNRQAIGSQIYLYAIGESGDTVYTSLKQVGLGSSPTTINRLNQTYFGLDPDYNYQAQVIFPSGKTHILKDVSPGKNYTLYESEPWGHYFVLFSKDVFRSWQLYKPAYLWGVLLLVILFPAIIILSKKYCSARSIRYTIHFTFALVAYLITLHFSILMLPVFVITIPTLVASLILIALILGNNFFEKQKSTRYISHFKIDKKIGEGGMGRVYKALDIQTKKTVALKVLLEELLQNPVNRKRFDSECQILESLKHPNIVEVFEASESGYSGYIAMELLEGGTLRQFIHKHHPLSEKSIAEFLVQICSGLEAIHKNDIIHRDLKTNNIMLDSDNNLRIMDFGLSKAPVVSTMTNIGTAMGTLAYIAPEQITGLQIDKRSDFFSLGVIIYELFTNALPFNAENEMGLIHAIFNYQPLSILKKRSDINPGWELLVNQCLEKDFEKRPINITIISDKIKEIISG; encoded by the coding sequence ATGTATTGGAAAGTATTGATATTCGCCTCATATCTTTTTTGCAACTCCTGTACTAATGATATTTCCGTAAATAAAATTAATAATCTTGGTGGGCAAAATGAAAATTGGTATTTGCAAACAAAAACCGATCTCGGTGCATCCATTAAAATGATCGATGAAAACAACGGATTTGCCATATCAAGGGGAAGGGGAAATATACCAGGAATTGTTTATAAATATGATGGTAGTCAATGGTCCGGGATTCATTCATTTCCATACTCAGATTTTCCAATTGTTTTCCCCATTGATTCATCCACAGTGTGGACTGTAAACCATTTGACCCATAGCGGAGATTATAAACCAATTTTTAATTCCATCGCCCCTGCAGGCATAGAGGAGTTGGTTTTGCCCAAAGTTATGTGGGACGAAAAGGATTTTTCCATGTGGAAATCCCTGGACAGGCTGAAGGATGGAACTGCATGGATGGTTGGCCAGCTAGGCAATATTCTTTATTTCAATGGCAATGATTGGATTGAATATCAATCCCCATTAAAAGACCTGGAGCGCAGCAGCATGTTTAGTGTTGATCTAAACGATATAAAAATGATAGACGAAAGCTACGGATGGGCGATTGGCAAAAATGGCATTATTCTTAAATATGAAAATAAAACCTGGAAAGTAATTGAATCTCCAACAAAAAATGATTTGTACTCTATTAATTTTTCGGACGAAAAAAATGGCTGGATAGCAGGCGAAAAAGGTACTATCCTCAAATTTGAAAAAGGGAAATGGCTACGAATAAAAACAAAGTACAGAGATGATTTAAGATCAATTGAGTTTGATAAAAAGGAATTTCCCTGGATATGTGGTGATAACAGTCGTCTGATCAGGTATGATGGATCACACTGGGTGGAACATTCCTTTTTTCAAGATTATAAAGACGATTTTCTTGATCTGGATATTATTTATACAGAAAATGGTATGCGCCTGATTTGGATCATGGGTACTAATGGAATATATACCAATGCGCATGGTTCACAGCTTTCTTTCTCCGATATTACCCAATCCGCCGCTCTGAAATCACAAGGTGTCTCTGCATTGATTAGCGACCAGGATATGGATGGCTTCCCCGATTTGCTGGTTATAAATGAGGGCCCTAATCTGTATTTTAGAAATAATGGAAACAGTCAATTCTCTGATCAGAGCATCCATACCGGTTTTCTGACTGAAACTGAATACCCAAATGCAATGGTTGCCGATATTAACAATGATGGATATCAGGATGTTTTTGAGATATCGGACTCAGAAACATTTCGGTTACTTTTAGGAACTCGCGGATTTGATTTTATTTCTTTTAATGGGATTCAAATAAAACAAGATACACTGTCCGATTTTGTTTCAACACAGTCTGTTAGTTTTGTAGACTTTGATAATGATGGCAATCTGGATCTTTATATTTCTAACTATGATGATCCGAACTTTGTCTTAAAAGGGGATGGAAGTGGAAACTTCCAAGACATCACTGCTTCGCTGCCTGTTAACAAAATTGGCTTACGTTCTTTTGGCGCAGTTTTTTCAGATATGAATTCCGATGGATTAATAGACATCATAATCCCTTATAGGGACAATGCAACAAATGGCAGATTTGTCGATCTTTTTGTAAATGAGAAAGACTTCAAATTTTCCCGCTTCGATAGCCCATCTTTTTTTAATTCTCAGCAAAATGATTATATAAAATCCGCAATCGCTGAAGATTTTAATAATGATGGTTTCTGTGATTTGCTTTTCTTCAATCAAGACTACCAGCCAGTTTTGTTGCAAAATGATGGAAATGCAAAGTTTATTAATGTTTCAGATATTTCTGAATTACCGCAAAAAATGTTCTACCCTGAAGAGATAAGTGGCATTATTAACAGCGCCGATCTAAATAATGACGGTTGGATGGATTTAGTTTTGGGAGGCCGGATATTCCTAAATAATCCGGAAATGAATTTTAAGGAAGTTACAGAAAATGTTGGTATTCATTTTATGGGTACACCTTCCATAGCTGATATTGACCGTGACGGAGATATGGATATCTTTTTTGGCAGCTCCGCTCATGGATTGGGAGAAGGCAAGCGGGCAGCACTTTATAGAAACAATATCAATAATAAGCAGTCGGCTGAAATTGTCCTGAAGGGTGATGTTAGCAATAGACAGGCTATTGGAAGTCAGATATATTTATATGCCATTGGAGAAAGTGGTGATACGGTTTATACATCTTTAAAACAGGTTGGATTGGGTTCATCTCCAACTACTATCAACCGGCTAAACCAAACTTATTTTGGACTCGATCCAGATTATAATTATCAAGCACAAGTTATTTTCCCATCGGGTAAAACGCATATTCTAAAGGATGTAAGTCCGGGTAAAAACTATACGCTTTATGAATCTGAACCTTGGGGGCATTATTTTGTATTATTCTCAAAAGATGTTTTCCGTAGTTGGCAATTATATAAACCTGCTTATTTGTGGGGAGTTTTATTACTTGTTATTTTATTTCCGGCAATAATTATTTTAAGCAAAAAATACTGTTCAGCTCGGTCTATTCGCTATACAATTCATTTTACATTTGCGCTTGTGGCTTACCTGATCACTTTACATTTTTCAATCCTTATGCTCCCAGTTTTCGTAATTACAATTCCAACACTTGTTGCTTCGTTGATTCTGATTGCCTTAATCCTGGGCAATAACTTTTTTGAGAAGCAGAAAAGCACCAGATATATTTCTCATTTCAAAATTGATAAAAAAATTGGTGAAGGGGGCATGGGCCGCGTATATAAAGCACTCGATATCCAGACAAAAAAAACAGTGGCCCTAAAAGTATTGTTGGAAGAACTACTTCAAAATCCTGTCAACCGAAAACGTTTTGACAGCGAATGCCAAATCCTGGAATCTTTAAAACACCCTAATATTGTTGAGGTTTTTGAAGCCTCTGAAAGTGGTTATAGTGGCTATATTGCCATGGAGCTTTTGGAAGGTGGTACTTTAAGACAATTTATACATAAACATCACCCGTTAAGTGAAAAAAGTATAGCAGAATTTTTAGTGCAAATCTGTTCAGGTTTAGAAGCCATCCATAAAAATGACATTATTCATCGTGATTTAAAAACCAATAATATAATGTTAGATTCTGACAATAACCTGCGCATAATGGATTTTGGCCTTTCAAAAGCACCCGTAGTTTCGACCATGACAAACATTGGAACGGCTATGGGGACGTTGGCCTACATTGCACCTGAGCAGATTACCGGTTTACAAATTGATAAGCGTTCTGATTTCTTTTCCCTGGGAGTAATAATTTATGAGCTGTTTACAAATGCATTGCCTTTTAATGCGGAAAATGAAATGGGCTTGATCCATGCAATTTTTAATTATCAGCCACTTTCAATTCTGAAAAAGAGGAGTGATATTAATCCAGGTTGGGAACTTTTGGTAAACCAATGTCTGGAAAAAGATTTTGAAAAACGTCCTATAAATATCACTATTATTTCAGATAAAATAAAAGAAATAATAAGTGGTTAA